The following coding sequences are from one Lolium rigidum isolate FL_2022 chromosome 6, APGP_CSIRO_Lrig_0.1, whole genome shotgun sequence window:
- the LOC124660069 gene encoding probable WRKY transcription factor 38 — protein sequence MAKSESNMVSSSGCSNGAHKRLLQQDSSGGGYAQQHAKKKARIGMRTDYTYAPYHDGFQWRKYGQKMIRGNAFPRCYYRCTYHQDLGCPASKHVEQHNSGDPPLFRVVYTNDHTCRGAADAASDYMASSMHIQQIADASLRKVPEVETKPAPLTQLARCGRGFAAAIKEEKDAIVSSLLTVIRGCDDNIVKSDHSARVNYRDSLLASNCYRDSPAMAGGSHDGSSSSSVSPVVLPAHHDLGLDFMVDSNWFEPLDLGWFIE from the exons ATGGCTAAGAGCGAGAGCAACATGGTCAGCTCCAGCGGCTGCTCTAATGGAGCACATAAGAGGCTGCTGCAGCAGGATAGCAGTGGTGGAGGCTATGCCCAACAGCACGCCAAGAA GAAGGCTCGCATCGGCATGAGAACAGACTACACATATGCACCGTATCATGATGGCTTCCAGTGGAGAAAATATGGGCAGAAAATGATCCGGGGCAATGCATTCCCAAG ATGCTACTACCGGTGCACGTACCACCAGGATCTTGGCTGTCCGGCGAGCAAGCACGTGGAGCAGCACAACTCCGGGGACCCGCCTCTGTTCCGGGTGGTCTACACCAACGACCACACATGCAGAGGCGCGGCCGATGCGGCCTCGGACTACATGGCTTCGTCGATGCACATCCAACAGATCGCCGATGCTTCCCTGAGAAAGGTGCCGGAGGTGGAAACTAAGCCGGCGCCGCTCACGCAGCTGGCTCGCTGCGGCCGTGGTTTCGCCGCCGCGATAAAAGAAGAGAAAGACGCCATCGTCTCCTCCCTACTCACCGTCATCAGAGGCTGCGACGACAACATCGTGAAATCTGACCACTCCGCTCGTGTGAACTACAGAGATTCGTTGTTGGCTAGTAACTGCTACAGGGATtcaccggcgatggccggaggtaGCCATGACGGCAGCAGTAGCTCCTCGGTTTCGCCAGTGgtgctgccggcgcaccatgaCCTAGGGCTGGACTTCATGGTGGACTCCAACTGGTTCGAGCCTTTGGATTTGGGTTGGTTCATTGAATAG